The Tachyglossus aculeatus isolate mTacAcu1 chromosome 4, mTacAcu1.pri, whole genome shotgun sequence genome contains a region encoding:
- the LOC119926511 gene encoding probable N-acetyltransferase camello isoform X2: MDPQTDGDPAFGADVVVIREYRDSDHREVRELFASGMGEYAPALCAHVLRQPWVLLVLSCTFCLLLASARSLLLPVLALTLLLAAGRQALTWAWGLYIARCLGEDLLDVRAAYAEEAGGRFWVAEAGGWLVGTVGVRPARGEARELALKRLTVRRGWRGRGIAKRLCRTVLDFARRRGSRAVVLRTVVVQHDARLLYAGLGFRPGPPQLLPTVYGRLANFTVTHFRYDLDPTD, encoded by the coding sequence ATGGACCCCCAGACGGACGGAGATCCGGCCTTCGGAGCCGACGTCGTCGTGATCCGCGAGTACCGAGACTCGGATCACCGGGAGGTGCGCGAGCTGTTCGCCTCGGGCATGGGCGAGTACGCGCCTGCCCTGTGCGCCCACGTCCTGCGCCAGCCCTGGGTCCTGCTGGTCCTGTCCTGCACCTTCTGCTTGCTGCTGGCCAGCGCCCGCTCCCTGCTGCTGCCCGTGCTGGCCCTCACCTTGCTCCTGGCCGCCGGGCGCCAGGCCCTGACCTGGGCCTGGGGCCTCTACATCGCCCGCTGCCTCGGGGAGGACCTGCTGGACGTGCGGGCGGCCTACGCGGAGGAGGCCGGCGGCCGCTTCTGGGTGGCGGAGGCGGGTGGATGGCTGGTGGGCACCGTGGGGGTGAGGCCGGCCCGGGGCGAGGCCCGGGAGCTGGCGCTGAAGCGCCTGACGGTGCGGAGGGGCTGGCGGGGCCGGGGCATCGCCAAGCGGCTGTGCCGGACCGTGCTGGACTTCGCCCGCCGCCGGGGCAGCCGCGCCGTGGTGCTCCGCACGGTGGTCGTGCAGCACGACGCCCGGCTGCTCTACGCCGGGCTGGGCTTCCGGCCGGGCCCGCCCCAGCTGCTGCCCACCGTCTACGGACGCTTGGCCAACTTCACCGTCACCCACTTCCGGTACGACCTCGACCCCACGGACTGA
- the LOC119926511 gene encoding probable N-acetyltransferase camello isoform X1 translates to MKSHPSCRLQGNLAINIVRTGRCPMDPQTDGDPAFGADVVVIREYRDSDHREVRELFASGMGEYAPALCAHVLRQPWVLLVLSCTFCLLLASARSLLLPVLALTLLLAAGRQALTWAWGLYIARCLGEDLLDVRAAYAEEAGGRFWVAEAGGWLVGTVGVRPARGEARELALKRLTVRRGWRGRGIAKRLCRTVLDFARRRGSRAVVLRTVVVQHDARLLYAGLGFRPGPPQLLPTVYGRLANFTVTHFRYDLDPTD, encoded by the exons ATGAAATCTCACCCATCCTGCAGGCTCCAAGGAAACTTGGCAATTAATATAGTGAGAACTG gCCGCTGCCCGATGGACCCCCAGACGGACGGAGATCCGGCCTTCGGAGCCGACGTCGTCGTGATCCGCGAGTACCGAGACTCGGATCACCGGGAGGTGCGCGAGCTGTTCGCCTCGGGCATGGGCGAGTACGCGCCTGCCCTGTGCGCCCACGTCCTGCGCCAGCCCTGGGTCCTGCTGGTCCTGTCCTGCACCTTCTGCTTGCTGCTGGCCAGCGCCCGCTCCCTGCTGCTGCCCGTGCTGGCCCTCACCTTGCTCCTGGCCGCCGGGCGCCAGGCCCTGACCTGGGCCTGGGGCCTCTACATCGCCCGCTGCCTCGGGGAGGACCTGCTGGACGTGCGGGCGGCCTACGCGGAGGAGGCCGGCGGCCGCTTCTGGGTGGCGGAGGCGGGTGGATGGCTGGTGGGCACCGTGGGGGTGAGGCCGGCCCGGGGCGAGGCCCGGGAGCTGGCGCTGAAGCGCCTGACGGTGCGGAGGGGCTGGCGGGGCCGGGGCATCGCCAAGCGGCTGTGCCGGACCGTGCTGGACTTCGCCCGCCGCCGGGGCAGCCGCGCCGTGGTGCTCCGCACGGTGGTCGTGCAGCACGACGCCCGGCTGCTCTACGCCGGGCTGGGCTTCCGGCCGGGCCCGCCCCAGCTGCTGCCCACCGTCTACGGACGCTTGGCCAACTTCACCGTCACCCACTTCCGGTACGACCTCGACCCCACGGACTGA